The Chloroflexota bacterium genome includes a region encoding these proteins:
- a CDS encoding DUF2029 domain-containing protein, protein MKLVDRQRLSRLAAGLLLVVVALGNIIFLHDFFTARFPGGNDSIPRWVGSLAWFSEGLNPYSDEVTDRAQEMIYGRRARPEEDKQRFVYPFYTVFFYLPLLWLNYEWARAVGMVLLEVSLILTTIVSLRMYQWKPPSWLLALTVIWAVIFYHGARTIILWQMAGVVAVLIAVGLWAVKERRDVLAGVCLALATIKPQMTFLLLPLLGLWSLSARRWRLAASLAMSMAVLVGGSFLLLPGWLNDMQRQLADYTNYTHIGSPINILTQTVFPFLGQPVEWALVTILTVWLIWEWWGVRRDDGGRFDWVLALTLVATNLIVTRTATTNYVMMLPALIYLFVLAARAYGPKAHLWIALTEIVLLVGMWVVFVVTVQGREEQWPVYLPLPFGLLLGLMMYRRNTIHL, encoded by the coding sequence ATGAAACTTGTTGATAGACAAAGGTTGAGTCGGCTGGCGGCGGGTTTGTTGCTGGTGGTTGTGGCGTTGGGCAACATCATCTTTCTCCACGATTTTTTTACGGCGCGTTTTCCGGGCGGCAACGATTCAATCCCGCGCTGGGTGGGGTCGTTGGCCTGGTTCTCGGAAGGGCTAAACCCGTACAGCGATGAGGTGACGGATCGGGCGCAGGAGATGATTTACGGGCGGCGGGCCCGCCCCGAGGAGGACAAACAACGGTTCGTCTATCCGTTTTACACCGTGTTCTTTTATTTGCCTCTGCTTTGGCTCAACTATGAGTGGGCGCGAGCGGTGGGCATGGTGCTTCTGGAAGTGTCGCTCATCCTTACCACGATTGTAAGTTTGCGAATGTATCAATGGAAGCCGCCGTCGTGGTTGCTGGCGTTGACGGTGATCTGGGCCGTCATTTTTTATCATGGCGCGCGCACCATTATTCTCTGGCAGATGGCGGGCGTGGTGGCGGTGTTGATCGCGGTCGGGTTGTGGGCTGTCAAAGAGCGGCGAGACGTGCTGGCCGGGGTGTGCCTGGCTCTGGCGACTATCAAACCACAAATGACGTTTCTGCTGTTGCCCCTGCTCGGCCTCTGGAGTCTCTCGGCCCGGCGCTGGCGGCTGGCGGCTTCACTGGCGATGAGCATGGCGGTCCTGGTCGGCGGCTCCTTCCTGCTCCTGCCGGGCTGGCTGAACGACATGCAACGCCAACTGGCCGATTACACAAACTACACGCATATCGGCTCGCCCATCAACATTCTGACGCAAACGGTTTTCCCTTTTCTGGGCCAGCCGGTAGAATGGGCGCTCGTGACGATTCTGACAGTCTGGCTTATATGGGAATGGTGGGGCGTCCGCCGCGACGATGGCGGGCGGTTTGACTGGGTGCTGGCCCTGACGCTGGTGGCGACGAACCTGATTGTGACTCGAACGGCGACAACCAATTACGTGATGATGTTACCGGCGCTGATTTACCTCTTTGTCTTGGCCGCCCGAGCTTATGGCCCAAAAGCCCATTTATGGATCGCTCTGACCGAAATTGTGCTTCTAGTTGGCATGTGGGTTGTGTTTGTAGTTACAGTCCAGGGGCGGGAGGAGCAATGGCCGGTGTATTTGCCCCTGCCGTTTGGATTGTTATTAGGATTGATGATGTATCGTCGGAACACAATCCACCTGTGA
- a CDS encoding glycosyltransferase family 39 protein, with amino-acid sequence MINSRSSYAFIVLVVAGLALRLIVAWMPISVLVIHTLPDDAFIYFVIARNLAAGLGATFDGVAPTNGFHPLWALLLTPIFGAFSRGDLPVHLALTVSAVCDTAAGALAGWVVWRAVGPELRSPAAVIATALYLFNPRTILESVNGLETGLAALALAACVLAWQFLRELPTAKRAAVFGGLAGLAVLARSDLGVIVAVLWPGLFTRKILFDADRVLALRQGLIAGVAAVVVVSPWFLWSQLRLGTMAQSSGAAIPSLVAYAIQNSDPQKLWNGLLFPVINLSLRDTIIYPGASLILLVVSLILVLRDRAQNSNSNYLWLPVLGALLIIVIHTFVRWYPRGWYFVPLAWTVAVAVGPVAAAGLRTQLGKRVAAGLWIGLGAIVIAQAIKTINEPELKWQADMVTGAQWLKSNTAPDEIVGAFNTGIYAYYSERRVINLDGLVDWGAIEARHDKRLLDYFVSRGGGLLIDHREYIWSSFSPFFGERSLELVAELPVADKTYGPIVVYRVR; translated from the coding sequence GTGATCAACTCACGAAGCAGTTATGCTTTCATCGTTCTTGTCGTGGCCGGGCTGGCGTTGCGGCTGATCGTAGCCTGGATGCCAATATCGGTCTTGGTCATACACACCCTGCCGGACGATGCCTTCATCTACTTCGTTATCGCCCGCAACCTCGCCGCCGGGCTGGGCGCTACGTTCGACGGCGTCGCGCCGACCAATGGCTTTCATCCGCTGTGGGCGTTGCTCCTCACGCCGATCTTTGGCGCGTTTTCGCGCGGCGACCTGCCGGTGCATTTGGCGTTGACGGTGAGCGCGGTTTGCGACACGGCGGCCGGCGCGCTGGCCGGGTGGGTCGTTTGGCGGGCAGTTGGCCCTGAGTTGCGTTCGCCGGCGGCGGTGATCGCAACGGCTTTGTATCTCTTCAACCCGCGCACCATTTTGGAATCAGTCAACGGATTGGAGACAGGGCTGGCGGCCCTGGCGCTGGCGGCCTGCGTGTTGGCCTGGCAGTTTCTTCGCGAGTTGCCAACCGCGAAGCGGGCGGCAGTTTTTGGCGGGCTGGCCGGACTGGCCGTGTTGGCCCGCAGTGATTTAGGTGTGATTGTGGCCGTGTTGTGGCCCGGACTGTTTACTCGCAAGATTCTGTTTGACGCAGATCGTGTTCTGGCTCTGCGACAGGGGTTGATCGCCGGGGTCGCCGCCGTGGTTGTGGTTAGCCCCTGGTTCCTCTGGAGCCAACTGCGCCTGGGGACGATGGCGCAATCTTCGGGCGCGGCGATCCCGTCGCTGGTGGCTTACGCGATTCAAAATTCCGATCCACAAAAGCTCTGGAATGGCCTGCTGTTTCCTGTCATCAACCTCAGCCTTCGTGACACGATCATTTATCCTGGCGCAAGCCTCATTCTGTTGGTCGTCAGCCTCATCCTTGTCTTGCGAGATCGAGCGCAAAACTCTAACTCTAACTATCTCTGGCTTCCAGTTCTTGGCGCTCTCCTCATCATCGTCATCCACACCTTCGTGCGCTGGTATCCACGCGGCTGGTATTTTGTGCCGCTGGCCTGGACGGTGGCGGTGGCGGTCGGCCCGGTGGCGGCGGCGGGGCTGAGAACACAGCTCGGGAAACGGGTGGCGGCTGGACTGTGGATCGGGCTGGGCGCCATCGTGATCGCGCAAGCGATCAAAACAATCAACGAGCCGGAATTGAAATGGCAGGCCGATATGGTGACCGGCGCGCAGTGGCTGAAGTCCAACACCGCGCCTGATGAAATTGTCGGCGCGTTCAACACCGGCATCTACGCTTACTACAGCGAGCGCCGCGTCATCAATCTCGACGGCCTGGTGGATTGGGGCGCGATTGAGGCGCGGCATGACAAGCGACTGCTGGATTATTTTGTCTCACGTGGCGGGGGGTTGCTGATTGATCATCGTGAGTACATCTGGAGCAGTTTTAGCCCGTTCTTTGGCGAACGCAGTTTGGAGTTGGTGGCCGAATTGCCCGTAGCCGATAAAACTTACGGGCCAATTGTCGTGTATCGGGTGCGCTGA
- a CDS encoding glycosyltransferase family 39 protein: MLVILLIGFFLRVHELGARSFWVDEAYTWGVAVKTSWADVWKAMLVVSDVSPLPYVITKLAVPLFGSREFGLRLSSAFFGWLAISITYQLGRATFNAATGVTAAALIAFSPFAVWYSQDARPYGLYLFLGGLVLWCFWQAERGKSWVVFIAASAAFYVTQYVSALFVYAQAVYILTQLRRQPLVFRKWALAQALAVIPVAGWVLAFLAQRQPLTANTWIPEISLTTPLKTLWNFVRGDTAGWTAFAVVGVAIVIILLVLGTRTGTREAQLLLWWLALPITTAWLFSLRLPAYIDRFFEPALLSVALLSSAALANFQRGLRLAVILLVTSYLLLGSIRLYTEPVFAKEDWRGATQVLYSENLTVGLPDGESLLGITPYVTTPLNFAFARNTADLNARLAEGPFVLVLRSPHESAHALSKSAPFDPLTEGPSFFKQWRLDNPGAPLEVRSFTGLALVIIGK; encoded by the coding sequence ATGCTTGTTATTCTGTTGATAGGCTTCTTTCTTCGCGTTCACGAGCTGGGCGCGCGCAGTTTTTGGGTGGACGAAGCCTACACCTGGGGCGTGGCCGTGAAGACAAGTTGGGCCGATGTTTGGAAAGCGATGCTGGTTGTGAGCGATGTCTCACCTTTGCCTTACGTGATTACCAAACTTGCCGTGCCGCTGTTTGGCTCGCGCGAGTTTGGCCTGAGACTGTCGAGCGCGTTCTTCGGCTGGTTGGCAATTTCGATCACTTACCAGCTTGGCCGGGCGACGTTCAACGCCGCCACTGGCGTGACAGCGGCGGCCTTGATTGCCTTCTCGCCGTTTGCCGTGTGGTATTCGCAGGATGCGCGGCCTTACGGCCTCTATCTGTTTTTGGGCGGGTTGGTGCTTTGGTGTTTCTGGCAGGCTGAGCGCGGCAAAAGCTGGGTGGTGTTCATTGCCGCCAGCGCGGCCTTTTATGTGACTCAGTATGTGTCAGCCTTGTTTGTGTACGCGCAAGCTGTTTATATTCTGACTCAATTGCGCCGCCAGCCTCTTGTCTTTCGCAAATGGGCATTGGCCCAAGCCCTGGCCGTCATTCCAGTGGCAGGTTGGGTGTTGGCCTTTCTTGCCCAGCGCCAGCCGCTCACGGCTAACACCTGGATACCGGAAATCTCACTCACAACGCCTCTCAAAACTTTGTGGAACTTTGTCAGAGGTGATACGGCGGGGTGGACGGCGTTTGCCGTCGTGGGTGTTGCAATCGTCATTATATTGCTAGTGCTAGGCACGCGCACCGGGACTCGTGAGGCGCAGTTGCTGTTGTGGTGGCTGGCCTTGCCCATCACGACCGCCTGGCTGTTTTCGCTTCGCTTGCCTGCCTACATTGATCGTTTTTTTGAGCCGGCTCTCCTCTCGGTAGCATTGCTCTCATCAGCGGCGCTGGCGAATTTCCAGCGAGGCCTGAGGCTGGCAGTTATCTTGCTGGTTACAAGTTATCTTTTGCTTGGTTCGATTCGGCTCTATACTGAGCCTGTCTTTGCCAAGGAAGACTGGCGCGGCGCAACCCAGGTGTTGTATTCTGAAAACCTGACTGTCGGCCTGCCCGACGGCGAATCGCTTTTGGGGATCACTCCCTACGTGACCACGCCGCTTAACTTTGCCTTTGCTCGCAACACCGCCGACTTGAACGCCCGACTGGCCGAAGGGCCGTTCGTGCTCGTCCTGCGTAGCCCGCATGAGTCGGCGCATGCCCTGAGCAAGTCAGCGCCGTTCGATCCGCTGACCGAAGGCCCATCGTTCTTCAAACAGTGGCGGCTGGACAACCCCGGCGCGCCACTGGAAGTGCGGAGCTTCACCGGCCTGGCTTTGGTGATAATTGGCAAGTAG